The Mastacembelus armatus chromosome 14, fMasArm1.2, whole genome shotgun sequence genomic interval GGCACTAGAAGATTTGTTTTTCCCACTCAGAGCATCTAGACCTCTGGAGACATGAAAAGAGCATATTGAGAATATGTctaaggaagaaagaaagaaacagctaTTTAAGATTTGAATGAAATATAAGTAGTGCTACTTGATGAATTGATTGAAGAGGCCTGTTGTGCTGAAAATCATTCTGGCAGCTTGGGACTCCTCAGTCTGAGATCGAGCCACTGTGAGCGCATCATCCATGTGACCTTCTTTATGGAGTATGGCCTAGGAATTCGACACAGGTGCTCTTAAATACAAACAATAATTTAAAACCTATATACTGGTAGTCATAGAGTGAAGTACATGCTGACTTAAATGCGTTTCAGTTGTCATTGTTTTTCCAGCACACCTTGCTGACCACCTTGCTGTATAACTGTTTAACTCCTTCCCTGTCCCTACCTTTCTTTTTAGAGGACCCAGACGAGCAGATTTGGCATCAACAGCAGCATAGGTAAGCCAGAGTCCAGATGAAACATGCTGTACGAAGCACATGGACTCTCCATACTTAATCTCAGGTGTGCCCATGCCTTCCACATCTCGCTTCTGGGTCACTTCAATTTTTTcctgtaatttaaataaaaagcgTATTCTTCGTTAAGACCCATTGAGTTTCAGACACTAGAATTCTGGCATAACTGACTTTGTATGACACTGACCTTtgaaatcctgaagcagaaagcAGACATCTTTGAATTTGCTTTCTCTGGGTCCACCAACAGCAGTCCTTTCTCTTCATCCAGGCAAAGGTATCTGCCTGTTGTTATGTGACGAATTCGGAACGACAGTCCCCACTTAATATGACCCCCGCTCCAactaccaacacacacacaaatgaatgagCATCTGCACACTGTAAAGTCAGTAGTGAATGATTATAATTGATTATAATACACGTCATTAAGGTAAGTTCTCACTCACACAATACGTAATGGCTCAAGTCTCCATAGCGATCGAGCCTGGCTGCATACAGCCCCCCCTTCATAATGAgcaactctaaaaaaaaaaaaaaaaaaagaaaaaaccctgGTCAACGAtgtggaaaatatatttaaattaaaatttgacaaattccaaaacattttaatttattttccaccttttagtttcagtttttatcaagtgaactGAACACTTGCAAACACTTGTAGCACATTGCAGTTATTCCATCATGTAAAAACTCCTGGTTTGGGTGTTCAAATACCCTTTGATGCTACAATTTAAGCAGCTGATAAGGATAAGGAGCTGTGTTATTGAATAAAACCTTTGCCACTTGGTTGTTCGTCAACCCAATTCAAGTCTGCTGTATGGGGAGAAAAAGGTGAGAAATCACAAATCACGACACATGCTACCACTCAGTCTTGTTTTCTAACTGAGAGATCATCCTAGAAAACATACTACAAACTTTAAAAATTGCCAAGAGTGACAATGTCACAATGTGTAAGATTAAAATACCTAAAATAACTAAACAGTTCATTGGATAATATTTGATGGCATGTGCAGCAGTGAAAGATTTGCAATATATCACCTGCGCTGATCGTCCCCTTGGTCAGCTCCTGGGATTGCCAAACACTCATCCATGTGACCATGGAACAGCCTAAGTACATATCCTCCTATCAGATAACCTAAAGGACAAATTACACATTGCTGAGCATGTGGACAGGTCTTTGACCATAGGAGACTTTTTTAGGAACAAGGAAATTACAGACCTTCAGCTAGCTCACATCCAGACATTAGAGGGGTCATGGTCCACAGAGTTTGCATAAAAGAGGCATCTACCATCAAGTCACCACTGGCATAGGACAGATGCTGAAAAGAGCACAGGCGGTAATATTGATAAGAATAACTGACAACAAATTGACAAGTAAtgatgcaagaaaaaaaaagttaaggtTACCAGGTATCGCTCTGAAGAAACACTAACAAGAATGAGGTCATCTCCCACCCTGACCTTCTCGCCTTCAGACCTTTGCTTGGAGGCCGGATGGATGGTCCACCAGCAGGCCTCTCCTGTGACGGAGAAATAAATTTAGAATATAGAGCTGTACACGAGCCTCTGTGGGTCATGATGGGCAGTACATTTCATATCCACCTGTGGAGTCTTCCTGCAAGCCCACATCAAACGCCAGTTTGTCTGTCAGTGAGCGTGAAGTAGTCAGACAGCTCAAGTACTGCAGCATAAAGACAAGGATCACAAATTAGTGCCATGAGATGACCTGCACTTCAAGAAATTCAGAGAACATCAGATTTTAAAGAAAACTGCTGCTATGAGTAGATTGCAGGATAAAGCAGCAGAGGCCATGTAACTGATTGCAAATGTGCTCACCATACTGGAGTGGGTGTGTTTCAGGAGGATGGCATGTCCGTACAGTAGGGTTCGGTGACCACCACCTTGTGATGACTGGAAGATACATagtcaattaaataaaaaattatatatataaataacaaaatctTGCATTGTTATTATGTTACAACCATATTaaggtttttaattttcattctcttttatttttatttatacatctgATGTAAGAAAGCTAAATAAATTATGCTGAAGACAGAGATTTACAATAACgaaaacatggagcagaaaAAGAAGGTTGAAGCTGAGGTGTCAGGACAATGATGTCACTCAGTGTAAGTACACTATTATGATAGCCCTATCTGTAAAAACTGACTGTGAAAAAATGATCTGAAATGCACACAAACTCTCTGGCTTGAAGCAGTGAGTCATACCCATTTGTCCAAATCCACGGCCTATGGTTGGCAGGTGGGAGGGTGAAGGAACATCGGTGTcaagacataaaaaatacaaaaaccaaagtgaGTTTCAGTTGTTGACCAAACAATACGCTACATCTATTTATTATATCGAGGGCACGTCTTATGGAAAAGATGTGGCTCTTAAACAAACACTACTAAGTGTCCTCACACTTTGTTACCTCATCCACAGAAGAGTTAGACAGCATCTCCTGTAATGCCCGCACAGACAGAGACTGCTCCAAAATGAAGCAGCAAATAGCAAGGTCTGGAGGGACGTTCTGAAACACAGGACAGCTAGTAAACCTGCTGAGTATTAGCAATTTAAATGATCAAATGTATTAGTTAAAGGCAATAAGCACTGTGTCCTCTCACTACCTGAGCATTTGAGGTGGTTTCAAGGAAACACAGACGATTCCCAAACCCTTCACATGACAGGCACACCTTGATCTGTTCCTTAAGAATAGAGGCAGTGCACTGCAGCACCACATGATCATCCTGCAAAGACAAAACCagtctaaaataaaatagatgCAACCCCAAAGCATCCCTCTTCTTTGTCAAATCCCACAATCAACACTGACTATCAACAGCTTGGTCTGAGATTAGGGTGTGTTATGTCATTATGACCAGCGTAGTCTCGAGCCACTAGCCTCAAGACTATCAGAATTTACACAGCTTCCCCTGCAGCATTGAAGTACTCTCCAAGACCtgtaaatacactttttttgtgtaaaattggttcaccttttatttattaatttatgtttCATGAGTTGGTATATTAAACTTTCCATTTATGACCCTGATAGGTCCATATAGTCATAGTGTCCTATGTTAGAGGTTGATTACAAGCAAAACTAATTGAAAGGTGGTTATGTACCTAGTAGCTTGGGATCAtgcttaaataaaataacctgtAAAACTGGCTGTTTCTCTACACAAACTTCATAACCTTCAGCAGCACTTGTTAATGCAGCTCGCTGTGTCTGTCACAGGCTTAGCTCtaatgtctctgtctctctggctCCAACATGCCAGCCACTCGCCTGCAGTTCTCTATTTCAGGCTGCTACACCTGCTGTTCACGTGTCTCTTTCTGGATAGCAACGGATATTCAGGATTTGACAGACAGGACAAAAGTTGGCTCACATTGCTGATTTGATAATACAATTAATCAACTTGTCAATGGGAATACTCAAAATCTTCATTTCATagtcagctgtttgtgtttatctaCACATGCCAGCAAGAAACATtcatcattttattaaaaagccCTCAGCATAGTAGCAGTTATTTATGAATCTTGCAACAGATTCTACAAAATACAAGCTATGACTTGCAGCTTTGTAATATGATCcatttatatacatatgtaaAAAGTTAAATATCTGTGGCATGGGCAATCTATTGTAAATATAGTCACTGGTGTGAACAGGTTGCTAACACATCAGAGGGAAATTTTGAGAGGCCAGTTTAGAATTGGAAACTGATGAGGACAGCGAGTAAACTCCATTAGAAAGAACCAGGATTTTACATTACACCAATTTACTCATAGACTCAACATAGATGAGGTGTTGTGGGCTTTGATTTGAAGTTGATGATACCGTACAGTGAAGCAGTTCTCCTACTATGATCCCTGTTCATTGTTGCCACATGGAGCTCGAACATGGGATCAAGAGAATTTCTCTATTTCTGGTTTGACAGGTTGTGTTTCTAGAGTTGGGTGTTGTTTCCTTTTAATTAATCTTAAATCCTAAAGACATGAACTACTAAAATATCTTATTTAACATAACATtgactatactatactatactatactataatgTGGAAATAGACAGCAAGACAAGAGCCATTATATTGAAGCCAAAAATGCATCTGATAGCACTCTAAAGGCaatttctgtcactttctgtttaTGAACGTGTctacaggcagacacacacacagactgacagactaACTGAGAGGCAGATGACAACAGGAGGTTAGCAGTTCAAAATCACTTTTTTACAGATCAGTCCCTTAAGAACAAAAACCTGACACACCAACATCTGAGATTAAACATGGCTGTTTAGTAGCAACGTTCCCACATGGGCTGAAGAAAGCAGGTGCTGAAATGGGCTTTGGATCTATTAATcctcacacagtaaatatagaACCCAGCTGAGTTCAGGGTGAACAACACAGTCCGACAGTATGGCACATTGTTGACATATTTTAGGTTGCATGTTTCAAAACATGAGAGAATGCCAGCTGCATGTTTCTCCTTTTGACAGTTATGTAGATGTCAATATATGATAGTAAAAGAAAAGTTCaattagaaaatttaaatgagTTTGTGCTTGTCAAAATGTTAATCAACTGTTTCTTTTATCATAACGATGGACCTGCAGTCACACATTATATTGTGCATCTTAAAATCAAGTTAGAAGAAACTGCAGTATATATAATGTAGTCTCTGCTCACATCAAGGATATAATTACCAGGGTCTAGAGAAACTAGACACTATGTGGAACATTTACAATAGTTGAGCATTACCACTTACTATCCAAATAGAGAGTGTTACATACAGTAGACTGCCTGCAAGGCCACAATGCCCTTCTGCAGGCTTTGGCACAGGCACCTAAAAAGGAAATCTGATAGCACACTGATGAGTAAAGTGgcaaaaataaactaaatatttttgtttatttcatgcacaatataaattaaataatcattaaaaacaactaattAAAACTTTCTAACAATCTAAACAATAATTCCCTCAGTtaccaaacaaacatttaagtTTTTGGACACTGCAATCTGTCAAATGAAATGTGTCTAAAGGTAGATGGAAAGGAGTGATTAGTCCATATAAGATAAAGGACTAGTCAAGATCACATAGACTTTTAACAAACAGGCTACTAGTAATAGCACATTACTTATATTgttctcattttcattctctttttttttctcgttTTAGGTATTCAACATACAAGCTatgaaaaaaagcatttatCACTTAATTGATGTTGTCCTCCAGGCTTGTCTCTGGGTCTGTTACTTCTTACCAATTCAGAGAAAAACTGTGGTAAGTGTAATATTCTAATTTatgcaaatatgtaaatatataaatatgtaaatgccCTAATTGGCATCAACATAAATATGATGGTGTGAGTGCCAAACATACTTTAATGCAACTGCATCTAATTGCTTTTTGAAGTTTGTTTGTTACCTGTCACTTGGCACCATGAGTTTTCTTCTGTATGACAAAAGAGTAACATATCAAGTACCCGTTGTAATATAAATAGATAACAATGCTGACAAAACCAACCACCTGTCTTTGTCAATCTGTGTCCAGTCTAAGTAAAGACACTTACCCAACATGATAAATCATATGTGataaatgtttgtgtataaTCTAATATGAAGAGAGAGTATATTATCTATATTTAATATAGAAAAGTCTTATTACTGTGAATTGTTAACTGAAATAAGTTTTAGTGGAAAACTATTCAAGAAGAGGCAGAGAGCATCACTTACCGTGCGCAGGAACTGaatctcttcctctccatctgCACCTTCTGCCATCCTCCCAAGGTGTTAAAAGCAAAAACCTTGAGAGAAAGTGAATGTCAGCTCTGCAGTTCCTGTTGCCTGTACGCCCACCACATACAGCAAGACTCCTTTTCTGAAAAGGAGTGTGGGTCCAgtgcttctctctctgctgtgtaatGAGGCAGAGGGATTGACTGTTCATTCCTATTCATTGCAGCATCATAAAGAGGAGGAGCAAGTTAATAAAGCTGAACCAATTTTTCCTATGGCATCTTGGCCATGTTTGGCACTGTGTTACCATTATATACAATAAACTGTACAAAGatattaaattagaaaaacacacacaactcttATAACACCAAATCAATAAAGAATTGTGCTAAAAGGCAACATATTCtattaacaaaataaagtggCAGTGTTTTCCCTGTGCAAAACCTGGATCTGTTAAATAAGAAATATGCAAAGCCCCCCTAGAATTATGAAACGTACCAAGAGTCATGTTCAAAGAAATGATTAGTTATGAAGTAATTTTAAGACTTATTGAAGACTGTAAATACTCTTTCATCTCCTGCGAAGACCAGCGGGGGCACTGCAGGCGAGCGGAGTCGCTGGGCGTCCTTCAAAACCGTAGAAGAAGAAAACGGTACGTCGGCAAAACAGTTCCCTCGACatttccaaaaacacaaaactgtcaGGTAAGCGCTGCTAGCAGTTTAAAACCAGTCGTATCATCTTGCTAATGGTATAGATATTTACCTGTATGTCATGTACAAATAGCATCTTGGCGCTGAAAGCTGAAACGGGAATCTAAATGTTGTAAATGGCTATTTTGCTAACTTAGCTGGTCGCTTAGCTAGCCATGATACTCTAcgtgttttgtgtgttgataTTGGCgagttgttgctgttgttggtCGTTTTTTAGCACAGAACTGTCGACTCCTCCAAAAATGATAAACCCAACAACGTCTCCAAGTTGAGTAACGCGTCATTTTGTCGTACAGAGGAGAAGAATGGATGCCCTCGGCCAAATGCTGACAGATCGACTGTGTCCAAAGGGAGAAAACGGTGGTCAGATCACGGAGGAATGTATGCTGGGGGGCTGTAGGGTTACCCTCCCAGAGGATCTGCTGGAGGATGTGAGTTATGCTCTCATGTCTGACAGACATTAATGAAatctttttcttcactgtgttttttttttcttttagactGACAGCACATTAGGCAGCAATGATGATATATCATTTTGATTCCAACAGCCTGAGATTTTCTTCTCTGTGGTGACTGAAAGCACCTGGAGTGAAGTGCTGTCCGATTCCCAGAGGCAGCACCTTCGGCAGTTTTTGCCACAGTTTCCTGAGAACAGTGTTGCAGAGCAGGACAGAGCCATCAGTGACCTATTCAACAACAGAAATTTTAACTTTGGAAATCCCCTTCACCTTGCACAGAAACTTTTTAGAGGTATTTCCTTATTACCCAGTTAAATacccaccaacacacaaaacatcatGCTTAGAAACACTTTCTTATGACCCTTATTTTCTCAACACAGATGGTTACTTCAATCCTGAGGTGGTCAAGTATAGACAGTTGTGTGCCAAGTCCCAGAGAAAGCGACAGTTGTACTCCCTTCAGCAGTATTACCACAGACTGCTGAAACAGATTCTTGTCTCTAGAAAGGTATTTTTTGTAAAAGACTGAAGTACAAAGCTCAGTGCTTCTTGCTGTTAGTTTTAATGTGTCGTTGTCTCGTAGGAGCTGCTGGAGTTCGCGGTTCACAATGGTCTAGACTTTCCACCAAAAAGAAAGTTCCCGACCAAGACTCACGCTGAAATGCGAGAGCCAAGGGTCAGAAGAAGACTGAGCCGCATTTTAAAGGAGGTCAAAATTGAGTGTGGAGACAGCAATGCTTCATCTGATGATGACGGTGTGTTCTTTCATTATTGTCACACTGCAGGAAATAATAGATCTTATTTCGAAAGCAGTACTAATTGATTTAAGTAGTATTAAAAAGCAATAGAtatgaaaaatttaaaacaatgattgaagtgtaaaataaagaaGGATTTAAACTTAATTAGTAATATTACAAATTTATGATGTGCCCTAAAACAAATGTATAAACCTGACAATACTGGTTGTGTTGCGTATCTTACTGCAAATGCCTGTAGACATGTCATTGTGGACTCCAGCACCGCAGTCACCTTCCTCTCCAACATCCAGTGTCTCACTCAGGGTTCTTCCAAGTCTCTCCACACAAGATATGAAGATTACTGGTTAGTGATTTCTGCACTGTCACTATGCATCTGCTCTTATGTGTGGGTTAAGTGAATAAATTGCTTAAATATCGTTTCTTAACAGAAAAAATAGAACTCGGTGAGCAGGACTTAAAAGTCATGCTTCAGAATCATCGGGAGAAGAGGAAGCGCAACCCAGtaagttttttgtgtgtgtgtgtgtgtgtgtgtgtgtgtgtgtgtgttatatctTAGTCTTAACAGTACAATATGTGACTCATGGTTGGTTTATTCAGGACCTTCCAGAATTGATGACCTCAGATATCCAACTTGGAGACATACTTTCAAGGGCAAATATTGGTCGGAAAGGGTCTATGCGTGAgtgaatacttttttttttttttttttttaaagatacatCTTAAACCAGTCttgctttcattcatttcatgacacactgtttatttgcttcttctctttttatttccCAGCACTCTTTGATCTCTCTCTGCCTAAGAAGAAGATGAGAGATGAAAGACGGAAGAAGAAAATGAGGATGATAAAGGTGGAAGCCGAAGACCCCTGTGAAACACTTGCACCTGCAGACACCCCATCAGCTCCACCAGTGAGTAGCATCAACTCCCTGCCGGACACACCGTCTACCCCGCTGCCCAACATCAAGGAAGAGTGAGTCTAGTAAtgtcaaaaatattaataaGTACTGTGGTTTACCTTTATGTTTAAGTCTGTTTAAGACAAATGTAAATGACTGTTGTTATTGCAGAATTGTGGAGGAGTCTCAGAGCAGCCCAGTAACAGTTGAGGAAATAGCTGTCAGTTTCTTCAGCTTGTTGGAGAACATCCTAAGGGCAGAAAACCTAACCAGCACTTCAATGGTAAACCCTTAGCACAGTCTCACATATTATAGAACTGATCACAGTTCGGACTGCACCTTATGACACAGATGTTTTGATCCCTCAGCTGGAAGAGAAAGTTCAGATGTGGCAGTCCTCTCCAGCTAGTTCCCTCAATGTCTGGTTTTCATTTGCCTCGGGTTGGTCTGACATAGTTCTTCAAGCCCTGCAGTTTCTTGCAGGCGAGACTAAAGGTACACAGCAGTGGTCATTCACTGAATtcgtcacttttttttttttttattgtttttttttttttacattccaTTTTACTCATgtactcccccccccccccctatgTTTACTAAACAGAAGGCATGATGGCGCTTCCCAGTGGATTTTCCCCCTTTGTGGAATTTGTTGAGGAAACCCAGCAGTGGAGGTGGATTGGTAAGAGTCATGAACTGTTGAAATTCCTGATTAATTGATTTGGTTGGTGTTCCTGGCAATTCTGTTATTTGGGATTAATGTGCATGATCTGTTTTAGGCCCCACTCAGGACACAGAGAAGGATCTCAGTGCACTCTGTCAGCTGTGGCTTGACTCCAAAGATTTAGTTGTCAAGGTAGTACTTATAATGTTTCAAATACTACCACAGCACTGGCTTCACAGTTTGTTATATACTATCCtactatatttcttttttttttatttgagacaaaattttaaaatgctcttTTGTCTTCCACAGACAGAACATGAAGACACATTGGAGATGACCTCTCCCACACCAAGACTGTAAGAtcattttttccccaaatatTAAATAGAATTCAAAACTTAGGGTTGATGCTTGCTGGTGGAAAAAGATTGTCTTtccatttttactttaattttgtCGGATACTTTTCTAGCAAATACTTTCCTAATCAGAATGCCACTATTTGTAAGTGAAATTAATAGTCGTAATATCAAGGTTGCTGAAGTTAACAGTTTAATGTCTATAACCAAGCAGCTCGACTGATTATGTGGTGCGGCCCAGCACCGGAGATGAGAGACAAGTTTTTCAAGTCCAGGTCTGTTTGTGCTTCTTCAATAAccttttccttgttttgtctAGAGGTGAATTCTGTGACCAGACATACTTTCTGTTTGTTCATTAGGAGCAGCAGCGATACAACCAGCCACATAAAGCCTTCAGCTTTAGGATGCATGGCTTTGAATCTGTGGTGGGGCCGGTTAAAGGGGTTTTTGACAAAGAGATGTCTCTCAACAAAGCCAGGGAGCATACACTGCTCCGCTCAGACCGACCACCCTATGTCACCATTCTGTCTTTGGGTTAGTCAGTTTTACTCTGAATCCATTTTCAAGTGTGGGGAGACAGTGGTGTAAAGTTTGTGCAAAGGAAATTAATCAAATGATTCTGACTTCTGTATCTTTTCTTTCACAGTGCGGGATGCTGCAGCCAGGTTACCAAATGGAGAAGGAACGAGGGCAGAGATTTGTGAACTGTTAAAAGACTCACAGTTTCTTGCTCCAGATGTCACTAGTGCACAGGTTTGATAGATTTTGCAGATGCTGCCTTTAAGTCGTTGTCCTACGGTCACTGGTCTGTTATTAAGGAGCTTTCTTTGCCATTTAGGTGAACACGGTTGTGAGTGGCGCTCTGGATCGACTCCATTATGAGAAAGACCCCTGTGTAAAGTATGACATCGGCCGCAAACTCTGGATTTACCTCCACCGCAATCGCAGTCAAGAGGAATTTGGTAAGCAACAGTGATTTTTAGGGTTATCTTCTCAATCCTTCCAGTTTTTTTAAGATGTCTAAAGATTTTTTTATCCTCtagtttttaatttaacctGCCAATAATTAGaattttaatagtttgtgtCCTTAAATCCTTATGTGTagaattttaacattttcaactTTGGTggataaatgttttttctttttctcatccaGAGAGGATCCACCAGgctcaagctgctgctgctaaagcAAAAAAAGCCCTACAGCAGAAGCCTAAACCTGCATCTAAACCTGTGAGTCCCTAGGCCCTAAAAAAGTTCACCTAGCTGTtgataatataaaacatacCCTGTTGTGGAATTTATTGTGTAGTGATTTTGATTGACTGATTTCATCTGTtgattataaatataaatgccTTTTCTAGAAGGCTGGAAGTAAAGATGGAATCAGTAAAACCCCTGGATGTCTGGAGGCAGGACAGGATGTAGGCTCTAATCCCATGTCACCCATCCCTACAACACCAACCCCAAACACACCCGGAACCCCTTTGTCACCTTTACCTTGCACAGCCACCACGCCAACAAAGACTGCAGTCCCAGATACAGTCAAAACCAGCGCGGGGTCAGTGTGTCACAAAATcttctttgtatttatttatattgtacaATACATATGTCCATGGTTCATCTATGTAATTTCAAATGTTCTCCTCTATGGCTTCTACCCTTTCTTGCACTCCCAGTGTTCTTCTTGTGTCCCCTCCCTCGTTGCCCCAGCTGGGAACCATCTTACCCACCACTCAGGCAGGCCCACCTGCTTCACAGACAGTCACATCTCAACATGCTGCTCGGATAGTCAGTCACCTGGCAGCAGGTGCCCTCCCTCAGGTACGGGTTGTTTCTGCACAACCTGGTCTGGGCTCTTCAGCAGGAAGTCAGCAGGCCACGCTGGTACATCAGACCCCTCACCAGATCAGGATGCCAGTTTC includes:
- the nfrkb gene encoding nuclear factor related to kappa-B-binding protein isoform X1, which encodes MDALGQMLTDRLCPKGENGGQITEECMLGGCRVTLPEDLLEDPEIFFSVVTESTWSEVLSDSQRQHLRQFLPQFPENSVAEQDRAISDLFNNRNFNFGNPLHLAQKLFRDGYFNPEVVKYRQLCAKSQRKRQLYSLQQYYHRLLKQILVSRKELLEFAVHNGLDFPPKRKFPTKTHAEMREPRVRRRLSRILKEVKIECGDSNASSDDDDMSLWTPAPQSPSSPTSSVSLRVLPSLSTQDMKITEKIELGEQDLKVMLQNHREKRKRNPDLPELMTSDIQLGDILSRANIGRKGSMPLFDLSLPKKKMRDERRKKKMRMIKVEAEDPCETLAPADTPSAPPVSSINSLPDTPSTPLPNIKEEIVEESQSSPVTVEEIAVSFFSLLENILRAENLTSTSMLEEKVQMWQSSPASSLNVWFSFASGWSDIVLQALQFLAGETKEGMMALPSGFSPFVEFVEETQQWRWIGPTQDTEKDLSALCQLWLDSKDLVVKTEHEDTLEMTSPTPRLSSTDYVVRPSTGDERQVFQVQEQQRYNQPHKAFSFRMHGFESVVGPVKGVFDKEMSLNKAREHTLLRSDRPPYVTILSLVRDAAARLPNGEGTRAEICELLKDSQFLAPDVTSAQVNTVVSGALDRLHYEKDPCVKYDIGRKLWIYLHRNRSQEEFERIHQAQAAAAKAKKALQQKPKPASKPKAGSKDGISKTPGCLEAGQDVGSNPMSPIPTTPTPNTPGTPLSPLPCTATTPTKTAVPDTVKTSAGVLLVSPPSLPQLGTILPTTQAGPPASQTVTSQHAARIVSHLAAGALPQVRVVSAQPGLGSSAGSQQATLVHQTPHQIRMPVSVAAKGISQAVVSVPLRSQSASSPVQVPTTLSVSAVTVAKPQTGSPGSPANNPASSAVLQGVASPNIKQVSITGQLGMKAPGGAAIPITATNLRIQGKDVLRLPPSSITTDAKGQTVLRITPDMMATLAKSPVATVKLTPDFLGSATAGSKSISATLHVTPPHPSPSSGSSVATCTGEVQTTKVEAGPVASTVLKATGDTAIRLMPTLAVSVADQKSRTFSTVSSPDKSGATIRIMPGLGVIPQKHSQTIKMASTIGSKPLTASTCANVVTMPSSVVAGAKGITVAPGASGSPLTLGTATATVRQVPATVVTTQTGKLPARITVPLSVLNQPLKSKSVVTTPIVKAGLNTNISSLGRNIILTTMPAGTKLIAGNKPVSFVTAQQFQQLQQQGQATQVRIQTVPAQQLQQHIAAGSPKPVSTVVVTTAPSPKCAPDPPPASQQ
- the nfrkb gene encoding nuclear factor related to kappa-B-binding protein isoform X3, translated to MDALGQMLTDRLCPKGENGGQITEECMLGGCRVTLPEDLLEDPEIFFSVVTESTWSEVLSDSQRQHLRQFLPQFPENSVAEQDRAISDLFNNRNFNFGNPLHLAQKLFRDGYFNPEVVKYRQLCAKSQRKRQLYSLQQYYHRLLKQILVSRKELLEFAVHNGLDFPPKRKFPTKTHAEMREPRVRRRLSRILKEVKIECGDSNASSDDDDMSLWTPAPQSPSSPTSSVSLRVLPSLSTQDMKITEKIELGEQDLKVMLQNHREKRKRNPDLPELMTSDIQLGDILSRANIGRKGSMPLFDLSLPKKKMRDERRKKKMRMIKVEAEDPCETLAPADTPSAPPVSSINSLPDTPSTPLPNIKEEIVEESQSSPVTVEEIAVSFFSLLENILRAENLTSTSMLEEKVQMWQSSPASSLNVWFSFASGWSDIVLQALQFLAGETKEGMMALPSGFSPFVEFVEETQQWRWIGPTQDTEKDLSALCQLWLDSKDLVVKTEHEDTLEMTSPTPRLSSTDYVVRPSTGDERQVFQVQEQQRYNQPHKAFSFRMHGFESVVGPVKGVFDKEMSLNKAREHTLLRSDRPPYVTILSLVRDAAARLPNGEGTRAEICELLKDSQFLAPDVTSAQVNTVVSGALDRLHYEKDPCVKYDIGRKLWIYLHRNRSQEEFERIHQAQAAAAKAKKALQQKPKPASKPAGSKDGISKTPGCLEAGQDVGSNPMSPIPTTPTPNTPGTPLSPLPCTATTPTKTAVPDTVKTSAGVLLVSPPSLPQLGTILPTTQAGPPASQTVTSQHAARIVSHLAAGALPQVRVVSAQPGLGSSAGSQQATLVHQTPHQIRMPVSVAAKGISQAVVSVPLRSQSASSPVQVPTTLSVSAVTVAKPQTGSPGSPANNPASSAVLQGVASPNIKQVSITGQLGMKAPGGAAIPITATNLRIQGKDVLRLPPSSITTDAKGQTVLRITPDMMATLAKSPVATVKLTPDFLGSATAGSKSISATLHVTPPHPSPSSGSSVATCTGEVQTTKVEAGPVASTVLKATGDTAIRLMPTLAVSVADQKSRTFSTVSSPDKSGATIRIMPGLGVIPQKHSQTIKMASTIGSKPLTASTCANVVTMPSSVVAGAKGITVAPGASGSPLTLGTATATVRQVPATVVTTQTGKLPARITVPLSVLNQPLKSKSVVTTPIVKAGLNTNISSLGRNIILTTMPAGTKLIAGNKPVSFVTAQQFQQLQQQGQATQVRIQTVPAQQLQQHIAAGSPKPVSTVVVTTAPSPKCAPDPPPASQQ